In Mercurialis annua linkage group LG5, ddMerAnnu1.2, whole genome shotgun sequence, a single genomic region encodes these proteins:
- the LOC126681659 gene encoding uncharacterized protein LOC126681659 yields MKKKLPSWDVVHNYNVSSMGRIWILYNKDIVSINPLIKHNQFIHCSLSNGDMKLNCTVVYGSYVSEQRLELWEKLRLISENMTEKWVIMGDFNAVMSNSDRIGGVDIDSQAGLDFKNWSDQANVIELKHQGHVFTWFNNQRGDKRIWRKLDWCFVNEIWMENWVDSYCRAENAGISDHCPLVVNFGNIVNDRRSIFRFFNIWCNHPRYHEIVSNSWNVRRMGSKMFQVYQKLKFLRHELRSLNKRDFSGISERVNQTRVLLSNLQAELLKDPFNEILHDEERAISINLHRIMSWEESILRQKARVLWIKLGDHNTKFFHRSLIQRQSRKKIISLKMPDGNFCTDPDKIKEMIVKHFEDFIGSKNSNRVPAYNTLIGEGIVLDDIDRTALDMEVSDEEVKSAIFSINNDKAPGPDGFSSAFFKHSWSIVGEEVSNAILEFFSSGKMLKQANSTIITLIPKVDCPETIGEYRPIACCNVIYKGISKIIARRIKKVLNKIINPCQSAFVPGRNIADNILLAHEVVRNYHRGKGNNCALKVDIQKAYDSLEWDFIEEVIIGFRFPDRFIKLTMECIRSSMFSVMVNGEITGFFPGGRGLR; encoded by the coding sequence atgaaaaaaaagttaCCTAGTTGGGATGTTGTTCATAATTACAATGTCTCTAGCATGGGAAGGATCTGGATCCTTTATAACAAGGATATAGTGTCAATCAATCCTTTGATAAAGCATAATCAATTCATTCACTGTAGCTTGTCTAATGGTGATATGAAGCTGAATTGCACTGTGGTGTATGGCTCTTATGTCTCTGAGCAGAGATTAGAGCTTTGGGAGAAGTTGAGGTTAATTAGTGAAAATATGACTGAAAAATGGGTTATTATGGGTGACTTTAATGCTGTGATGTCTAATTCTGATAGAATTGGTGGTGTAGATATAGACAGTCAGGCTGGGTTAGACTTTAAAAATTGGTCAGATCAAGCAAATGTGATTGAGTTAAAACATCAGGGGCATGTGTTCACTTGGTTTAATAACCAAAGAGGTGATAAGAGAATTTGGAGGAAGTTAGATTGGTGCTTTGTGAATGAGATTTGGATGGAAAATTGGGTGGATTCTTACTGCAGAGCTGAGAATGCAGGTATTTCAGATCATTGTCCACTTGTGGTTAACTTTGGTAATATAGTAAATGACAGGAGAAGCATTTTCAGATTCTTTAACATTTGGTGCAATCATCCTAGATATCATGAGATTGTCAGTAACTCTTGGAATGTCAGAAGGATGGGATCTAAAATGTTTCAAGTGTATCAGAAGCTGAAGTTTCTCAGACATGAGTTAAGGAGCCTAAATAAAAGGGATTTCAGTGGAATCTCAGAGAGAGTCAATCAAACTAGAGTGTTACTTAGTAATCTTCAAGCTGAGTTGCTTAAGGATCCCTTTAATGAGATTCTTCATGATGAGGAAAGAGCAATCAGTATTAATCTTCATAGGATCATGAGCTGGGAAGAAAGTATCCTTAGACAAAAAGCTAGAGTATTATGGATCAAGTTGGGTGATCATAATACTAAGTTTTTCCATAGAAGCTTGATACAAAGGCAGTCTAGAAAGAAAATCATTTCTCTCAAGATGCCTGATGGTAATTTCTGCACAGATCCTGACAAAATAAAAGAGATGATAGTTAAGCATTTTGAGGACTTTATTGGCTCTAAGAACTCTAATAGAGTTCCTGCATACAACACTCTAATTGGAGAGGGCATAGTTCTTGATGATATAGATAGAACTGCTCTGGATATGGAGGTGTCAGATGAAGAGGTAAAGTCTGCTATTTTCTCCATTAACAATGACAAGGCCCCAGGCCCTGATGGGTTTAGTAGTGCTTTTTTTAAGCATTCCTGGAGTATAGTGGGAGAAGAAGTCAGTAATGCTATCCTTGAGTTCTTTTCTTCAGGAAAAATGCTTAAGCAAGCAAACTCAACTATCATTACTTTGATCCCCAAGGTAGACTGCCCTGAGACTATTGGAGAATATAGACCCATTGCCTGCTGTAATGTCATTTACAAGGGAATCTCCAAGATCATAGCTAGAAGAATCAAAAAAGTGcttaataaaatcataaatccTTGTCAATCAGCTTTTGTCCCAGGTAGGAATATAGCTGATAACATTTTATTGGCCCATGAAGTGGTAAGGAACTACCATAGAGGGAAAGGGAATAACTGTGCTCTTAAAGTGGATATCCAGAAGGCTTATGATTCTCTTGAATGGGATTTCATTGAAGAGGTTATAATTGGTTTCAGATTTCCTGACAGATTCATTAAGCTAACCATGGAATGCATTAGATCTTCAATGTTTTCTGTTATGGTTAATGGAGAAATAACTGGTTTCTTCCCTGGAGGTAGGGGTCTCAGATAA